From a single Pongo pygmaeus isolate AG05252 chromosome 12, NHGRI_mPonPyg2-v2.0_pri, whole genome shotgun sequence genomic region:
- the LOC129030761 gene encoding putative upstream-binding factor 1-like protein 6, protein MYPGMRSQELTKILSEKYKELPEQMKQKYIQDFQKEKQEFEEKLARFREEHPDLDQKGKKSDISKRVQTKVQKKVQKNIEEVRSLPKTDPFFKKVKFHGEPQKPPMNGYHKFHQDSWSSKELQHLSLRERMVEIGRRWQRIPQSQKDHYKSQAEELQKQYKVKLDLWLKTLSPEDYAAYRESTYAKGKNMAMTGGPAPNLRQTDPQSSSAKGLQEGSGEGQGLQAAGADASQTIWVNCHISMEPEENRKKDGEEEESSTSLDYSSGEEMEVDV, encoded by the coding sequence ATGTACCCTGGGATGAGAAGCCAGGAACTGACCAAAATCCTGTCAGAGAAATACAAGGAGCTCCCAGAGCAGATGAAACAGAAATATATTCAGGATTTCCAGAAGGAAAAGCAAGAATTTGAGGAAAAACTTGCTCGATTCAGGGAAGAACACCCTGACTTAGACCAGAAGGGCAAGAAATCTGATATCTCCAAGAGAGTTCAAACCAAAGTGCAAAAGAAGGTTCAGAAAAATATTGAAGAAGTGAGGTCTCTTCCAAAAACAGATCCATTTTTCAAGAAGGTAAAATTTCATGGAGAGCCTCAGAAACCCCCCATGAATGGATACCACAAGTTTCACCAAGATTCCTGGTCAAGTAAGGAGCTGCAACATTTGTCCCTGAGGGAGCGCATGGTAGAGATTGGCAGACGCTGGCAGCGCATCCCGCAGAGCCAGAAGGATCATTATAAGAGCCAGGCTGAGGAGCTGCAGAAGCAATACAAAGTGAAATTGGATCTCTGGCTCAAGACTTTGTCACCTGAAGATTATGCTGCATACAGAGAATCGACCTATGCTAAGGGTAAGAATATGGCGATGACAGGAGGTCCGGCCCCCAACTTGAGACAAACAGATCCGCAGTCCTCATCAGCAAAGGGTCTGCAAGAAGGgtctggggaggggcaggggctcCAGGCTGCAGGAGCAGATGCATCACAGACTATTTGGGTAAACTGTCACATCTCCATGGAACCAGAAGAGAACAGGAAGAAAGATGgtgaagaggaagaaagcagTACCTCTTTAGACTACAGTAGTGGAGAAGAAATGGAAGTTGATGTCTGA